The following are encoded together in the Myxocyprinus asiaticus isolate MX2 ecotype Aquarium Trade chromosome 7, UBuf_Myxa_2, whole genome shotgun sequence genome:
- the LOC127443933 gene encoding uncharacterized protein LOC127443933, producing MKFMLIQWIEDPPKWDVLSTNSIINGFCETGSICDVSYKEETKIKTKAKILNIGTRSAMLKQLYSVEKSQSNRNRPREDTELRRGQHQKNRNRTLSESDSSEEIDEPSRDAATEATRNEVGCNEQILAELKEIKSVLVNILELVKNGCTPVITAPVHTLVVTPPVLASDMPAPESTSVVPAPSSGDFKKVRIGPNTIISAEDFAHVKWLDPKKATKDLLMAVFGRRTLATHCYTGKCSNAFKGKPAKPQLVPQNVSDIIRYIKNKFNVEGTLIKKAISQKCADECKRSKRNQN from the exons ATGAAGTTCATGTTGATCCAGTGGATTGAGGATCCCCCAAAATGGGATGTGCTCTCAACAAACAGCATTATAAATGGCTTCTGTGAAACTGGGAGTATATGTGATGTGTCGTATAAAGAGGAaaccaaaatcaaaacaaaagcaaaaattttAAACATTG GAACTAGATCTGCAATGCTGAAACAGCTTTACAGTGTGGAGAAAAGCCAGTCCAACAGAAACAGGCCAAGAGAGGATACAGAATTAAGGAGGGGTCAACACCAGAAAAACAGAAATAGAACTCTGTCTGAGTCAGACAGCAGTGAAGAAATTGAT GAGCCCAGTAGGGATGCAGCAACAGAGGCAACAAGGAATGAAGTTGGATGTAATGAGCAAATATTGGcagaattaaaagaaattaagagTGTTCTGGTGAACATTCTTGAACTAGTAAAAAATG GATGCACTCCAGTTATAACTGCCCCAGTACATACTTTGGTGGTAACTCCCCCTGTACTCGCTTCAGATATGCCAGCCCCAGAATCTACCTCAGTGGTACCTGCCCCAAGTTCCGGTGACTTCAAAAAG GTGAGAATTGGACCCAACACAATCATCAGTGCAGAAGATTTTGCTCATGTGAAATGGTTAGACCCCAAGAAAGCTACAAAAGACCTCCTGATGGCAGTGTTTGGAAGAAGAACATTGGCAACACACTGCTACACTGGAAAATGTTCCAATGCTTTCAAGGGAAAACCAGCAAAGCCTCAGTTAGTGCCTCAGAATGTGTCTGACATCATAA GATACATCAAAAATAAATTCAACGTGGAAGGGACTCTAATCAAGAAAGCCATCTCCCAGAAATGTGCGGATGAATGCAAGCGATCAAAGAGAAACCAGAATTAA